One part of the Malus sylvestris chromosome 2, drMalSylv7.2, whole genome shotgun sequence genome encodes these proteins:
- the LOC126584877 gene encoding protein FMP32, mitochondrial-like — MAAAAACRRVAQLGTGSGIGLSGFGGAGGGSRAVSPSLEYRHLDCRLTSQLVKSNGKRLFLVDTLALVRRLEGQGVPSKHAEAITSAITEVLNDSLENVSHSFVTKGEMQKTEMIQESNLSKFKSEIQSAQGHHFSLLQHETEKLRNDIEKMRSELRYEIDKVTAGQRLDLNLERGRIREELSNQNAETNNLTNKLDREIHALRAQVEAAKYDVIKYCIGSLVSISAVGLAVLRILK, encoded by the exons ATGGCCGCTGCCGCGGCTTGCAGACGGGTTGCCCAACTGGGGACCGGGTCGGGGATCGGATTATCCGGTTTCGGAGGGGCCGGTGGTGGCTCGAGAGCGGTGTCTCCGTCGTTGGAGTACAGGCATTTGGATTGCAGGCTGACTTCTCAGCTGGTCAAATCAAATGGAAAGCGGTTGTTTCTTGTCGATACATTAGCGTTG GTTAGGAGATTAGAGGGACAAGGCGTGCCCTCGAAGCACGCCGAGGCGATAACATCTGCCATTACTGAAGTTTTGAATGACAGCTTGGAAAATGTGTCTCATTCATTTGTTACAAAAGGAGAGATGCAGAAA ACGGAGATGATCCAAGAATCCAACTTGTCCAAATTCAAATCCGAAATTCAAAGTGCGCAG GGAcaccatttttctttgttgCAACACGAGACTGAAAAACTTCGGAATGATATAGAGAAGATGCGGAGTGAATTGAG GTATGAAATCGACAAAGTTACTGCAGGACAGCGGTTGGACTTGAACCTGGAAAGAGG GAGGATACGAGAAGAGCTATCAAATCAGAATGCTGAAACCAATAACCTCACCAACAAACTTGATCGG GAAATTCATGCTTTAAGGGCTCAGGTGGAAGCAGCAAAATACGATGTCATAAAATACTGCATAGGTTCTCTGGTATCGATATCTGCTGTCGGTCTCGCTGTACTCCGTATCTTAAAGTAA
- the LOC126584806 gene encoding zinc finger CCCH domain-containing protein 44-like isoform X1, with translation MELEQAQLASAFYGPSMQEDGGGGGEPPQSQEVFDRSMPAVKDCMAADQCETIGGGMVVGKAGQMVVVKEEAGKNLGKRRRGRPPSGHAKATAVSKMQDEEEDVCFICFDGGSLVLCDRRGCPKAYHPSCIKRDEAFFKSKAKWNCGWHICSSCQKAAHYWCYTCTYSLCKRCTKGADYQCVRGNKGFCGTCMRTIMLIENVQENKEGAQVDFDDKSSWEYLFKVYWILLKRKLSLTSDDLFKAKNPWNEAAVMVGKGDSSTELYDGNKTNSGAVNCCADPEATHSKRSNKKPRTLDKDLSVEDTVWASKELLEFVAYLRNGDTSVLSQFDVQALLFEYIKKNNLHDPRQKCQIICDSRLINLFGKECVGHFEMLKLLEFHFLIKESSKADNIISPGVDNTVGSQMEIDGNYDNQMMMGNDKRRKTRKRVDEKGPPTNPDGFAAIDLHNINLIYLRRNWVEKLIEDVDKLHEKVVGSIVRIRIPTGDQKEDIYRLVQVTGTSKVAQPYKVGTKTTDVKLEILNLKKKEVISIDEISNQEFSQDECKRLRQSIRCGLSKQLTLGEIQEKAMALHAIRVNDCLEAEVLLISQLRDRASEKGRRKELRQCVDKLQLLNSLEERQRRLREIPEVRPDPGMDPSCESEGSAGAFDKKQDAKVRPRRSGRKGRAPFSQPREGDTSSNSRSKAPKNPGRATFGINGCNTTRSQVNLTGLVAFDGNNQSAVESNTPSEVASENSSLPSSIVTSANHSVDDFETDIIWHYQDPTGKVQGPFTLMLLRKWNTAGHFPLDHRIWKIDENPDNSILLADALNGQYKQPLLPHDSPLLSQEFTAGSDDRNNGQDDGRNKSMNTTPIDGKQVEESWNTKQDGQSLQNSGNSELLRSTAPADVVNSSDEQTGIILQGLDQLKDDNSSPNQPQESSSQPSPAFPVKPSETLSHQEGESRGEEINSDQKNGNLDPQQAAQAQITNGQHNESRSDSEGHSGQSSGQNWRPPPVSSPSNGHHSNSDLVPLIKSLEIPEQDQKENNFSDMPGPTPKPSNGDLQGQAAENRQSVPSNVPVQDAGHSWSTSSSLVGGGAPLPEVDDDWAKPSSIEEWESSLVSASSFKPSEMNQFTEPTEFCTLPDESVSDLLAEVEAMETLSSLATPTSIMNCQGDFTEGSKNDSFSSVDGFSPAPDPGKGDALSSTGDLRVSMAMDEPLGVCQGNALDLSSTANLQVSMVTDEPVGACQGNALDLKNRSGVHSSTSPEMEGDRKYSDLSVNQFEAGTEMRTTAPSDINNHWNSRSESTGRSWEAVQPVPINANMGRGGPDQRSVNLGWGDGQGIPHGNTSIHPGHQLPAGRMWESQPRYGGGGERFLGPRDRGFQNRDLGMGRGRFGWNRQTMHGNGNGNGSSLRPPPKGQRVCKYYDSGHCKKGASCVYLHP, from the exons ATGGAGCTTGAGCAAGCTCAGCTCGCCTCGGCCTTTTATGGACCCAGTATGCAAGAAGACGGAGGCGGAGGAGGAGAACCGCCGCAATCGCAGGAGGTGTTTGACCGGTCGATGCCGGCGGTGAAGGACTGCATGGCGGCCGATCAATGCGAAACGATCGGCGGGGGGATGGTTGTTGGGAAGGCGGGGCAGATGGTGGTGGTCAAAGAGGAGGCGGGTAAGAACTTGGGGAAGCGGAGGCGGGGCCGGCCGCCCAGCGGGCATGCCAAGGCGACGGCGGTGAGCAAGATGCAGGACGAAGAAGAAGACGTTTGCTTCATTTGCTTCGACGGTGGAAGCCTCGTGCTTTGTGATCGCAG GGGGTGCCCTAAGGCATACCATCCATCATGCATCAAGCGGGACGAGGCCTTCTTTAAATCGAAAGCCAAATGGAATTGTG GTTGGCATATATGTAGCAGTTGTCAGAAGGCTGCCCATTATTGGTGCTATACTTGTACATATTCTCTGTGCAAAAGATGCACTAAAGGCGCGGATTATCAATGTGTACGAGGAAATAAAGGATTTTGCGGAACATGTATGAGAACTATCATGCTAATTGAGAATGTGCAAGAAAATAAGGAAGGG GCTCAAGTTGATTTTGATGACAAGAGCAGCTGGGAGTATCTCTTCAAGGTTTACTGGATTCTTTTGAAAAGGAAACTATCCTTAACTTCGGACGATCTTTTTAAAGCTAAAAATCCATGGAATGAAGCTGCCGTTATGGTTGGTAAGGGGGATTCTTCAACTGAACTATATGATGGTAATAAAACAAATTCAGGTGCAGTCAACTGTTGTGCAGATCCGGAAGCTACACATTCAAAAAGAAGTAATAAAAAGCCCAGAACTTTGGACAAGGATTTGAGTGTTGAAGACACAGTTTGGGCGTCAAAGGAGCTCTTGGAGTTTGTTGCTTATTTGAGAAATGGTGATACATCTGTGCTATCGCAGTTTGATGTCCAGGCACTTTTGTTCGAGTACATAAAGAAAAACAATCTTCACGATCCTCGCCAGAAATGCCAAATTATTTGCGATTCAAGACTCATAAATCTTTTTGGGAAAGAATGTGTGGGTCACTTTGAAATGTTAAAGCTTCTTGAATTTCACTTCCTCATTAAGGAAAGTTCCAAGGCAGATAACATTATTAGCCCTGGAGTTGATAATACTGTTGGCAGCCAAATGGAGATTGATGGGAACTATGATAATCAAATGATGATGGGTAATGATAAGAGGCGTAAAACACGCAAAAGGGTAGATGAGAAAGGACCACCGACCAATCCTGATGGATTCGCCGCTATTGATCTTCACAACATTAATCTGATTTACTTGCGGCGTAACTGGGTGGAGAAGCTTATTGAAGATGTTGACAAATTGCATGAAAAGGTGGTTGGTTCAATTGTGCGAATAAGAATTCCTACTGGTGACCAAAAGGAAGATATTTATAGGCTTGTCCAAGTCACAG GTACCAGCAAGGTTGCTCAACCTTATAAAGTTGGCACAAAAACAACTGATGTTAAGCTTGAGATCTTGAACTTAAAAAAGAAAGAGGTTATATCAATTGACGAGATCTCTAATCAGGAGTTCTCCCAG GATGAATGCAAACGATTACGTCAAAGTATAAGGTGTGGGCTCAGCAAACAGTTGACTCTG GGTGAGATTCAGGAGAAAGCAATGGCCCTTCATGCAATTAGAGTAAATGAT TGTCTGGAAGCAGAGGTATTACTGATTAGTCAGCTTCGTGATCGAGCAAGTGAAAAAGGACGCAGAAAGGA GCTTAGACAATGTGTGGACAAACTACAGCTTCTGAACTCGCTAGAGGAACGTCAGCGCAGACTGCGTGAAATTCCTGAAGTACGCCCTGATCCTGGTATGGATCCAAGTTGTGAGTCCGAAGGCAGTGCTGGAGCATTCGATAAGAAACAAG ATGCCAAGGTCAGACCAAGGAGATCTGGTAGAAAGGGAAGGGCACCTTTCTCTCAACCAAGGGAAGGCGATACTTCAAGCAATTCTAGAAGTAAGGCACCGAAAAATCCGGGTAGAGCAACATTTGGAATAAATGGATGCAATACGACAAGGAGCCAGGTCAATCTCACTGGTTTGGTGGCTTTTGATGGGAATAATCAATCAGCAGTTGAATCCAATACACCTTCTGAGGTTGCATCAGAAAATTCATCGTTGCCCTCTTCTATAGTGACGAGTGCGAACCATTCTGTTGATGATTTTGAGACAGACATTATATGGCATTACCAGGACCCAACTGGAAAAGTTCAAGGACCATTTACACTCATGCTGTTGCGTAAATGGAATACAGCTGGGCACTTCCCTCTTGATCATAGAATATGGAAGATAGATGAGAATCCAGACAACTCCATCCTTTTGGCCGATGCATTGAATGGACAGTATAAACAACCATTATTGCCACATGACAGCCCGTTACTTTCTCAGGAATTTACAGCTGGCTCGGATGATAGAAACAATGGTCAGGATGATGGAAGGAACAAGAGTATGAACACAACTCCAATAGATGGTAAACAGGTTGAAGAGAGCTGGAACACGAAGCAGGATGGCCAAAGTTTGCAAAATAGTGGCAACAGTGAACTTTTAAGGAGCACTGCACCTGCTGATGTTGTCAATTCTAGTGATGAACAAACTGGAATCATTTTGCAAGGCCTGGATCAATTGAAGGATGATAATTCTTCGCCCAATCAACCCCAAGAAAGTAGTTCACAACCTTCTCCTGCATTTCCTGTGAAACCATCTGAAACTTTGTCGCATCAAGAAGGGGAGAGTAGAGGAGAGGAAATTAACTCTGATCAGAAGAATGGAAATTTGGATCCCCAACAGGCTGCTCAGGCTCAAATTACAAATGGACAGCATAATGAGAGCCGATCTGATAGTGAGGGCCATTCAGGTCAATCTTCCGGGCAAAACTGGAGGCCTCCACCTGTAAGCAGTCCTTCAAATGGCCATCATTCCAACTCGGATCTTGTTCCTTTGATTAAATCACTGGAGATTCCCGAACAAGATCAGAAGGAAAATAATTTTTCAGATATGCCCGGTCCCACTCCAAAACCAAGCAATGGAGACTTACAAGGTCAGGCAGCTGAAAATAGACAGTCTGTGCCTTCAAATGTTCCTGTTCAGGATGCTGGCCATAGCTGGAGCACCTCTTCTAGTTTAGTGGGTGGTGGGGCACCACTTCCGGAAGTAGATGATGACTGGGCCAAACCATCTTCTATTGAGGAATGGGAATCCAGTCTTGTCTCTGCATCTTCTTTTAAACCAAGCGAGATGAATCAGTTTACGGAACCAACTGAATTTTGTACTTTACCTGATGAATCAGTTTCAGATCTTCTGGCTGAAGTTGAAGCAATGGAGACTCTCAGCAGCTTGGCTACCCCGACTTCAATCATGAATTGTCAAGGGGACTTTACAGAGGGTTCAAAAAATGATAGTTTCAGTTCTGTAGATGGATTCAGCCCAGCACCCGACCCTGGAAAAGGTGATGCTTTGAGCTCCACTGGTGATTTACGGGTTTCCATGGCAATGGATGAACCACTTGGGGTATGTCAGGGAAATGCACTTGATTTGAGCTCCACTGCTAATTTACAGGTTTCCATGGTGACGGACGAACCAGTTGGGGCATGTCAGGGAAATGCTCTTGATCTAAAAAACAGATCTGGTGTACATTCGTCCACAAGCCCCGAAATGGAGGGAGACAGAAAGTACAGTGATCTTTCAGTTAACCAATTTGAGGCAGGTACAGAGATGCGAACCACTGCACCATCGGACATCAACAATCATTGGAACAGTAGGTCAGAAAGCACAGGAAGGAGTTGGGAAGCAGTTCAGCCAGTTCCGATAAATGCAAACATGGGACGGGGAGGACCAGACCAAAGAAGTGTAAACCTGGGTTGGGGAGATGGTCAGGGGATACCGCACGGAAACACGAGCATACATCCAGGTCATCAGTTGCCCGCCGGGAGAATGTGGGAAAGCCAACCAAGGTACGGCGGCGGCGGAGAAAGATTCTTGGGTCCAAGAGATCGTGGTTTCCAGAATAGGGATTTAGGTATGGGTAGGGGTAGGTTTGGATGGAACAGGCAGACGATGCATGGAAATGGCAATGGAAATGGAAGTTCGTTGAGGCCTCCTCCCAAAGGGCAGCGGGTTTGTAAATATTACGATAGCGGGCACTGCAAGAAGGGAGCATCCTGTGTTTATCTGCACCCCTGA
- the LOC126584806 gene encoding zinc finger CCCH domain-containing protein 44-like isoform X2, whose protein sequence is MELEQAQLASAFYGPSMQEDGGGGGEPPQSQEVFDRSMPAVKDCMAADQCETIGGGMVVGKAGQMVVVKEEAGKNLGKRRRGRPPSGHAKATAVSKMQDEEEDVCFICFDGGSLVLCDRRGCPKAYHPSCIKRDEAFFKSKAKWNCGWHICSSCQKAAHYWCYTCTYSLCKRCTKGADYQCVRGNKGFCGTCMRTIMLIENVQENKEGAQVDFDDKSSWEYLFKVYWILLKRKLSLTSDDLFKAKNPWNEAAVMVDPEATHSKRSNKKPRTLDKDLSVEDTVWASKELLEFVAYLRNGDTSVLSQFDVQALLFEYIKKNNLHDPRQKCQIICDSRLINLFGKECVGHFEMLKLLEFHFLIKESSKADNIISPGVDNTVGSQMEIDGNYDNQMMMGNDKRRKTRKRVDEKGPPTNPDGFAAIDLHNINLIYLRRNWVEKLIEDVDKLHEKVVGSIVRIRIPTGDQKEDIYRLVQVTGTSKVAQPYKVGTKTTDVKLEILNLKKKEVISIDEISNQEFSQDECKRLRQSIRCGLSKQLTLGEIQEKAMALHAIRVNDCLEAEVLLISQLRDRASEKGRRKELRQCVDKLQLLNSLEERQRRLREIPEVRPDPGMDPSCESEGSAGAFDKKQDAKVRPRRSGRKGRAPFSQPREGDTSSNSRSKAPKNPGRATFGINGCNTTRSQVNLTGLVAFDGNNQSAVESNTPSEVASENSSLPSSIVTSANHSVDDFETDIIWHYQDPTGKVQGPFTLMLLRKWNTAGHFPLDHRIWKIDENPDNSILLADALNGQYKQPLLPHDSPLLSQEFTAGSDDRNNGQDDGRNKSMNTTPIDGKQVEESWNTKQDGQSLQNSGNSELLRSTAPADVVNSSDEQTGIILQGLDQLKDDNSSPNQPQESSSQPSPAFPVKPSETLSHQEGESRGEEINSDQKNGNLDPQQAAQAQITNGQHNESRSDSEGHSGQSSGQNWRPPPVSSPSNGHHSNSDLVPLIKSLEIPEQDQKENNFSDMPGPTPKPSNGDLQGQAAENRQSVPSNVPVQDAGHSWSTSSSLVGGGAPLPEVDDDWAKPSSIEEWESSLVSASSFKPSEMNQFTEPTEFCTLPDESVSDLLAEVEAMETLSSLATPTSIMNCQGDFTEGSKNDSFSSVDGFSPAPDPGKGDALSSTGDLRVSMAMDEPLGVCQGNALDLSSTANLQVSMVTDEPVGACQGNALDLKNRSGVHSSTSPEMEGDRKYSDLSVNQFEAGTEMRTTAPSDINNHWNSRSESTGRSWEAVQPVPINANMGRGGPDQRSVNLGWGDGQGIPHGNTSIHPGHQLPAGRMWESQPRYGGGGERFLGPRDRGFQNRDLGMGRGRFGWNRQTMHGNGNGNGSSLRPPPKGQRVCKYYDSGHCKKGASCVYLHP, encoded by the exons ATGGAGCTTGAGCAAGCTCAGCTCGCCTCGGCCTTTTATGGACCCAGTATGCAAGAAGACGGAGGCGGAGGAGGAGAACCGCCGCAATCGCAGGAGGTGTTTGACCGGTCGATGCCGGCGGTGAAGGACTGCATGGCGGCCGATCAATGCGAAACGATCGGCGGGGGGATGGTTGTTGGGAAGGCGGGGCAGATGGTGGTGGTCAAAGAGGAGGCGGGTAAGAACTTGGGGAAGCGGAGGCGGGGCCGGCCGCCCAGCGGGCATGCCAAGGCGACGGCGGTGAGCAAGATGCAGGACGAAGAAGAAGACGTTTGCTTCATTTGCTTCGACGGTGGAAGCCTCGTGCTTTGTGATCGCAG GGGGTGCCCTAAGGCATACCATCCATCATGCATCAAGCGGGACGAGGCCTTCTTTAAATCGAAAGCCAAATGGAATTGTG GTTGGCATATATGTAGCAGTTGTCAGAAGGCTGCCCATTATTGGTGCTATACTTGTACATATTCTCTGTGCAAAAGATGCACTAAAGGCGCGGATTATCAATGTGTACGAGGAAATAAAGGATTTTGCGGAACATGTATGAGAACTATCATGCTAATTGAGAATGTGCAAGAAAATAAGGAAGGG GCTCAAGTTGATTTTGATGACAAGAGCAGCTGGGAGTATCTCTTCAAGGTTTACTGGATTCTTTTGAAAAGGAAACTATCCTTAACTTCGGACGATCTTTTTAAAGCTAAAAATCCATGGAATGAAGCTGCCGTTATGGTTG ATCCGGAAGCTACACATTCAAAAAGAAGTAATAAAAAGCCCAGAACTTTGGACAAGGATTTGAGTGTTGAAGACACAGTTTGGGCGTCAAAGGAGCTCTTGGAGTTTGTTGCTTATTTGAGAAATGGTGATACATCTGTGCTATCGCAGTTTGATGTCCAGGCACTTTTGTTCGAGTACATAAAGAAAAACAATCTTCACGATCCTCGCCAGAAATGCCAAATTATTTGCGATTCAAGACTCATAAATCTTTTTGGGAAAGAATGTGTGGGTCACTTTGAAATGTTAAAGCTTCTTGAATTTCACTTCCTCATTAAGGAAAGTTCCAAGGCAGATAACATTATTAGCCCTGGAGTTGATAATACTGTTGGCAGCCAAATGGAGATTGATGGGAACTATGATAATCAAATGATGATGGGTAATGATAAGAGGCGTAAAACACGCAAAAGGGTAGATGAGAAAGGACCACCGACCAATCCTGATGGATTCGCCGCTATTGATCTTCACAACATTAATCTGATTTACTTGCGGCGTAACTGGGTGGAGAAGCTTATTGAAGATGTTGACAAATTGCATGAAAAGGTGGTTGGTTCAATTGTGCGAATAAGAATTCCTACTGGTGACCAAAAGGAAGATATTTATAGGCTTGTCCAAGTCACAG GTACCAGCAAGGTTGCTCAACCTTATAAAGTTGGCACAAAAACAACTGATGTTAAGCTTGAGATCTTGAACTTAAAAAAGAAAGAGGTTATATCAATTGACGAGATCTCTAATCAGGAGTTCTCCCAG GATGAATGCAAACGATTACGTCAAAGTATAAGGTGTGGGCTCAGCAAACAGTTGACTCTG GGTGAGATTCAGGAGAAAGCAATGGCCCTTCATGCAATTAGAGTAAATGAT TGTCTGGAAGCAGAGGTATTACTGATTAGTCAGCTTCGTGATCGAGCAAGTGAAAAAGGACGCAGAAAGGA GCTTAGACAATGTGTGGACAAACTACAGCTTCTGAACTCGCTAGAGGAACGTCAGCGCAGACTGCGTGAAATTCCTGAAGTACGCCCTGATCCTGGTATGGATCCAAGTTGTGAGTCCGAAGGCAGTGCTGGAGCATTCGATAAGAAACAAG ATGCCAAGGTCAGACCAAGGAGATCTGGTAGAAAGGGAAGGGCACCTTTCTCTCAACCAAGGGAAGGCGATACTTCAAGCAATTCTAGAAGTAAGGCACCGAAAAATCCGGGTAGAGCAACATTTGGAATAAATGGATGCAATACGACAAGGAGCCAGGTCAATCTCACTGGTTTGGTGGCTTTTGATGGGAATAATCAATCAGCAGTTGAATCCAATACACCTTCTGAGGTTGCATCAGAAAATTCATCGTTGCCCTCTTCTATAGTGACGAGTGCGAACCATTCTGTTGATGATTTTGAGACAGACATTATATGGCATTACCAGGACCCAACTGGAAAAGTTCAAGGACCATTTACACTCATGCTGTTGCGTAAATGGAATACAGCTGGGCACTTCCCTCTTGATCATAGAATATGGAAGATAGATGAGAATCCAGACAACTCCATCCTTTTGGCCGATGCATTGAATGGACAGTATAAACAACCATTATTGCCACATGACAGCCCGTTACTTTCTCAGGAATTTACAGCTGGCTCGGATGATAGAAACAATGGTCAGGATGATGGAAGGAACAAGAGTATGAACACAACTCCAATAGATGGTAAACAGGTTGAAGAGAGCTGGAACACGAAGCAGGATGGCCAAAGTTTGCAAAATAGTGGCAACAGTGAACTTTTAAGGAGCACTGCACCTGCTGATGTTGTCAATTCTAGTGATGAACAAACTGGAATCATTTTGCAAGGCCTGGATCAATTGAAGGATGATAATTCTTCGCCCAATCAACCCCAAGAAAGTAGTTCACAACCTTCTCCTGCATTTCCTGTGAAACCATCTGAAACTTTGTCGCATCAAGAAGGGGAGAGTAGAGGAGAGGAAATTAACTCTGATCAGAAGAATGGAAATTTGGATCCCCAACAGGCTGCTCAGGCTCAAATTACAAATGGACAGCATAATGAGAGCCGATCTGATAGTGAGGGCCATTCAGGTCAATCTTCCGGGCAAAACTGGAGGCCTCCACCTGTAAGCAGTCCTTCAAATGGCCATCATTCCAACTCGGATCTTGTTCCTTTGATTAAATCACTGGAGATTCCCGAACAAGATCAGAAGGAAAATAATTTTTCAGATATGCCCGGTCCCACTCCAAAACCAAGCAATGGAGACTTACAAGGTCAGGCAGCTGAAAATAGACAGTCTGTGCCTTCAAATGTTCCTGTTCAGGATGCTGGCCATAGCTGGAGCACCTCTTCTAGTTTAGTGGGTGGTGGGGCACCACTTCCGGAAGTAGATGATGACTGGGCCAAACCATCTTCTATTGAGGAATGGGAATCCAGTCTTGTCTCTGCATCTTCTTTTAAACCAAGCGAGATGAATCAGTTTACGGAACCAACTGAATTTTGTACTTTACCTGATGAATCAGTTTCAGATCTTCTGGCTGAAGTTGAAGCAATGGAGACTCTCAGCAGCTTGGCTACCCCGACTTCAATCATGAATTGTCAAGGGGACTTTACAGAGGGTTCAAAAAATGATAGTTTCAGTTCTGTAGATGGATTCAGCCCAGCACCCGACCCTGGAAAAGGTGATGCTTTGAGCTCCACTGGTGATTTACGGGTTTCCATGGCAATGGATGAACCACTTGGGGTATGTCAGGGAAATGCACTTGATTTGAGCTCCACTGCTAATTTACAGGTTTCCATGGTGACGGACGAACCAGTTGGGGCATGTCAGGGAAATGCTCTTGATCTAAAAAACAGATCTGGTGTACATTCGTCCACAAGCCCCGAAATGGAGGGAGACAGAAAGTACAGTGATCTTTCAGTTAACCAATTTGAGGCAGGTACAGAGATGCGAACCACTGCACCATCGGACATCAACAATCATTGGAACAGTAGGTCAGAAAGCACAGGAAGGAGTTGGGAAGCAGTTCAGCCAGTTCCGATAAATGCAAACATGGGACGGGGAGGACCAGACCAAAGAAGTGTAAACCTGGGTTGGGGAGATGGTCAGGGGATACCGCACGGAAACACGAGCATACATCCAGGTCATCAGTTGCCCGCCGGGAGAATGTGGGAAAGCCAACCAAGGTACGGCGGCGGCGGAGAAAGATTCTTGGGTCCAAGAGATCGTGGTTTCCAGAATAGGGATTTAGGTATGGGTAGGGGTAGGTTTGGATGGAACAGGCAGACGATGCATGGAAATGGCAATGGAAATGGAAGTTCGTTGAGGCCTCCTCCCAAAGGGCAGCGGGTTTGTAAATATTACGATAGCGGGCACTGCAAGAAGGGAGCATCCTGTGTTTATCTGCACCCCTGA
- the LOC126584885 gene encoding uncharacterized protein LOC126584885 isoform X1: protein MDTNNNSKDELRDQSKASQKGRSCKGTLYYSSALKSKAYNPLCVGVPRSIPEVPQSIVSETETKASKDDRHLTEFRYACAGYSLYLDRITKDHSGKEQPELPVCYGLELLVGKRMVQKTPAAAPVSAHVHHKQEVREVPQTQRQQPTQSAGSLFFNRFTRNADLVASGVTKNIRKVGNYIKGSVDDFLYQYRGRPK, encoded by the exons ATGGATACGAACAACAACAGCAAAGACGAGCTCCGGGACCAATCAAAAGCCTCCCAAAAAGGCAGATCATGCAAAGGAACACTCTATTATTCATCCGCCCTCAAATCCAAGGCTTACAATCCTCTCTGCGTCGGCGTTCCTCGCTCCATCCCCGAAG TGCCTCAGTCAATAGTTTCAGAAACTGAGACGAAAGCTTCTAAAGATGATCGACATCTTACTGAATTTCGTTATGCTTGTGCTGGTTACTCGCTGTACTTGGATCGAATTACGAAAGACCATTCTGGAAAGGAACAACCAGAATTGCCTGTTTGCTACGGTCTCGAG CTTTTGGTTGGCAAAAGAATGGTTCAAAAGACACCCGCTGCTGCTCCTGTTTCTGCCCATGTCCATCATAAACAGG AAGTTCGTGAAGTCCCTCAGACTCAGAGGCAGCAACCGACTCAGTCTGCAGGAAGTCTTTTCTTCAACAG GTTTACAAGAAACGCAGATCTTGTTGCTTCAGGGGTGACTAAGAACATACGTAAAGTTGGGAACTACATAAAAGGAAGTGTCGATGATTTTCTATACCAGTACAGAGGGCGACCAAAGTAA
- the LOC126584885 gene encoding uncharacterized protein LOC126584885 isoform X2 — MDTNNNSKDELRDQSKASQKGRSCKGTLYYSSALKSKAYNPLCVGVPRSIPEVPQSIVSETETKASKDDRHLTEFRYACAGYSLYLDRITKDHSGKEQPELPVCYGLELLVGKRMVQKTPAAAPVSAHVHHKQVREVPQTQRQQPTQSAGSLFFNRFTRNADLVASGVTKNIRKVGNYIKGSVDDFLYQYRGRPK; from the exons ATGGATACGAACAACAACAGCAAAGACGAGCTCCGGGACCAATCAAAAGCCTCCCAAAAAGGCAGATCATGCAAAGGAACACTCTATTATTCATCCGCCCTCAAATCCAAGGCTTACAATCCTCTCTGCGTCGGCGTTCCTCGCTCCATCCCCGAAG TGCCTCAGTCAATAGTTTCAGAAACTGAGACGAAAGCTTCTAAAGATGATCGACATCTTACTGAATTTCGTTATGCTTGTGCTGGTTACTCGCTGTACTTGGATCGAATTACGAAAGACCATTCTGGAAAGGAACAACCAGAATTGCCTGTTTGCTACGGTCTCGAG CTTTTGGTTGGCAAAAGAATGGTTCAAAAGACACCCGCTGCTGCTCCTGTTTCTGCCCATGTCCATCATAAACAGG TTCGTGAAGTCCCTCAGACTCAGAGGCAGCAACCGACTCAGTCTGCAGGAAGTCTTTTCTTCAACAG GTTTACAAGAAACGCAGATCTTGTTGCTTCAGGGGTGACTAAGAACATACGTAAAGTTGGGAACTACATAAAAGGAAGTGTCGATGATTTTCTATACCAGTACAGAGGGCGACCAAAGTAA